The window GATAACAGTGTGAGGCTGCAAGGACAGGTCCCTCCTGTCACAGGCTGCGGCGTGATGTTGAACAGCTGCGGAGAGAGGGGCTCACTTCCTGTGTCCAAACCcacaaaatgtgctttttagGAGAAGAGATGAGTTCCTCCAAGGACAGCACTGAACccactgtttaattttttttttttcttggttgcATATTCACCCTCCCTGCTGTTTCTCAATCCATCTGCATTTTACATAGTAGAGAGAAGTGAAACATGTTCTTTATCTTAGAACATCTGgttcagcagctctctgcagcaTGACACTTTTAAATACAAATGTGTTGGTTTTATAGCAGTCTTTATTCAGAAGGTGACTCCCCTATGTAAAGTTCTTCAGCTTTTGTGGCTCATCGAACAGGGCAAAGCCATGCCATGCATATATCTGACACTCCCTTTTTCAAAGTTACACGTGTTACACTGTCTGTTGGAACTGTATTTCCCCAAGAGTGCCACTATGAACAAATTCACTTGGGACGTTTGTATTATGAAAGTATTTTTCAGgtgttttattgaattttttttcttttccagaagGATTCTCCATCCAAGCCATCTGTGGCTGAGCTGGCTGGAAGGTTCAAAGGTCAAATTCTACCAATGCCCACCTCAAATGACGAGGCAAGGTTCTTAATTTATATCTGATATGTAACagtagctatacaaaaatatacaGCATAAACAGCATGTTTAGCTGTGTATAGCAACACTCTGCATTCAGTACATAGCTTATTTTCATACTTAAATAAGTAGTtggggaacacacacagactgcgaGTgtttacagattttatttacatttcttaCTCCTTTGCGTTTGTAGTTGCCCTTTCGCAGAAGACCTCCATGTTCCCTGAAGTTGCAGCATCAAAAAGATGATAACGAAGAATCGGATGTGAGTAATTTTGTTCCTTTACTGATCCATGTGCAACAGATCTGGCTTCTTGTTGTACAAAAGAAATCCCCAGAAAACAGACTTGATTGGTTTACTGTACCTTTTCATCGCAgcctcactgtgtgtgaatctgtCTTTTCATTAGCTCTGGTCTGACTGTGTTCACTTGCAGAAAACTGTCGTCTCCCCGAAACCCTTTAAAATCAAGATGAAGAACTCCCCCATCATTGAGAAACTGCAGGTTGGCGCATCTTGCAACATTTGAATattatgtgaaaatgaaatgaggaaacaaaacaactgctTGCCTCACCAAAGATGTGTTCTTATAGGATGTCACCTTCAGTCAGGAGTTTTTCTTAGTGGGGAGATTGAGATATTTAAAGCATTACTGCCACCCTCTGTTCAGTTTACACTGGTACGTGAGCTGCTTGCATGctgagaaaaggaggaagggcTTGTCCCTGATGGCAGAATCGGCTCAGATTAATGAGCTAATGGGATCATGGGCCACCCAGCCTCTGCTGATGCTCCAGCTCACCACCATTATTCCTTTAGCTAGCAATTAACACTGTGGGCAGCCATGGGACAAAAGGGCTGccgtttctccctcttcctcttctctccagtGCAGGTAGGCTACTCTCCTCTTAAACTTGAACAGTGGTTCGGGGCCAGCTCGGGGTTTTATGTAGTTCAATTCTCAGACTTAATATGACAGGTGCTGTTTGCGACACTTAAAAGGGAATTTCAGGACATTCTCCTGGCACTGAGTTTTCAAAGCAGGAAGGTGACAGGCAACATCAGAGCAGTGTCCTGTATGCAGACCTGTGTAATGATTGTAATAATGTCCTTTATACTTCAGTCAAATCTATACATTTTAAGGGGGAATCATGTCCACTTAGCAGCCAGAAATACTATTAGTTGTAAACTTTTAATCTTTACATAGAAAAAAACATACCAGTGTTTAAACGAATTACATTGTTTAATCGTTCAAGCGATATCTCTTCTCCTAATGAGTCTATTTATGGTTCCTAATAAAGTGAATCCTATGTTGAAATGAACCTTGTTTACACTCGAAGACAATCTCAAGCTTTACTCTCATCTCAGGTTTGTCATATATCGGTTTTGAAAAGTGTTAAACAAATGCAGTTCCAGTAATTAAAGTTGTTGTCCTACAGTTACATTTCATTAGAACACAATGTACTAAAGAGATTACAGTGTCCAGGTTTCAGGATCTTCCCTTCCCCCCCTGCAGGCCAACCTTGCTTTGTCACCCACTGCTCTTCTGCCTTCACCCAAGAGCCCTGAggtgaagctacagccagcaccATTGTCCCCCACCACGCCCTGCAGCCCACTGAGCCCCCTGATCTCCACCCTGCGGCCCTCACATCTGtccagtgaggaggaggatccTGTCAGTTTCGACAGCCCTCCTGAAGGCGCCCCACTGCTAAGCATCAACAAGGTAAATATACTGACTCATGCGAAGCTGCACATTAGCTTGACAATATTCAGGACAAATAAATCTGGGCTATTTTGTTACAGCATCTCCTTATATTGCAGTTGGACTGGTTTTATAATATTACTGTAAGTACCATGCTGCACACCATGACTTTCAGCTGGCCAAAATATATCCCAGACCATACTATACCATTctaatattttttaacattataataataatttgcaaGCATTAGTACTgttatgttttatatgtttgtgtgtgtttttgcttgagTTCTGAATcaataaatgacaaacatgAGCTGCTGTCACATTGAGGCCCTCCAAATGTTTCTCACGCTATTCACCGAGTGAGCTGTGACGTCCCAGCCGGACACATGGTCCTCGTACCTGTTgacgtgtttgtgtctgtttaagCAGGCCCTGGATAAGCTGGAGCAAGATGCCACTGTAGTGCACGAGTGCTGCTGCAAGGGGGATTGAAGATGTAATCCCCTTAGCCTAGTTAGAGTGCCTGGGTACCATTATGTGCAGTGCTGTCACGCATAGGTTGATTAGACTTGGACAGTTACCAGAAATCTTTTAATCatacaaattaattaattgatatGAAATATAAATTCTTCCTTTCTTAAAAATGCTACACACttgcactgtttttttccccccacacagACTCGTGCACGACTGTCATTCAAGAGGCGCCCGCCCACGAGACAGCACAGGAGGTCAGCTGGAGAGGAGGCGGGAGCCTTCGGGAGCGGCGCCTCCACCTGTGAACTGTACAGCCCAAATGAAAATGGGGACAAAGACCAGGTTTTTGACAGCCCAGCAGAGGAAGCTGAATGTGGGCAACTGGGCAGTCTGAAAGAAGCTGAAGACAAGGACGCTGACTGTGATAAGACAGAGGACCAGGTAGCAAAGAGTGACCCAGACAATAAAGGAGAtccagaggaggagcaggaagcaGAATGTGCCCAAAGCTCTGAGGCTTTGGAGGACGAACCGCAACTTTCAGAGCCTTGCCCTGCAGAGCAGATAGAGGGCAATGTTAAGACAGAAGAAGGCCACGAGGAGAGGCCTCAGGAGGCACACCAAGAAGGAAATGACGGGGTGTGAACTGTGAATGTTTAtgttaaggaaaaaaaatatatatatgtataagtTATTCAGTGCTTTGATTAAGAGAACTTTACTCCTCAGAAAGAGTTCATCTGTTTTAAATCTTGTGGTACATGCTCTGTTCTAAGTCCCTCTGTCACCCTCTCTAGGCCATGTATCGAACAGGTCTGTAAACCCTGGAGAGCGGTGAGCAGCAGCTGTTCAGCACATGGAAATAAGTATCATTGATGCTGTATCCATGATCAGAGGAAATGCCCATCATGTTGTACCAAGTCTGCATAGCCAGACTCCTGTCTTTATGACaaatagatttttctttttttttctttgctgagaTTTGACAAAAGTCAAAGACATTGTTAACAGTGCACTTCCATACACAAATCTTTGAAAAATACTGAATGCTGGAGTGACAAAAGGCAGAAATAATATTAGGtttcatatatattttaccAGATATATAAATGTCCTGGCATCGTAATAATTCACTGTCACTTTAGGTTGAAATTATAtactttgctttattttctcttcatgtATGTTGGTCGACATGTCTGCTTGTCTCCTATTTTGTATACTACAAAATATCTAAATCACAGTGCTACTGTGAAGTGGCTCAGGTCATCGGAGATTATGCATAGAAATGctaagaaaataaacagcttCCTTCTTATGTAAAGAAAACCTTATGATAcacttttgttctgcttttgGGTTTGTTGAGTCATTGTGGGTCAAAATTTTCTAAATCCTAGACAGTAGACATGTCACagaatttgtattttattgtgtcgtCTCAAATTGTTGTTGacaattgtttttaaattactttaattactttttaattactttattgttCCCTCCTTTATGTGAACTTTGCTGGCCTCTTCTGGTAACCTTTAAGAATAGAATTGCAAGATAGACATATTGGTGAAATGTATGTCCCCTGCAATTTGTATAATCGGTGGCCTATTTGAACCCTGCAACCCACCGCAACCCGCATCGCGCCACCCACCCAAAGGTAGCAGCAGGTGTAAAGactttaatgaaaacaaaataattgaaTAAGCAGTGACAGAAGAATAACTGGAATTTTCTGTTATTATGAATATATTTCATTTGATAAATATATCAGCCTCTAACAGCAATCTTGAGCCATCACACCTAAATATCTAATCATAAAATCCTAATGACCTTTACCTGTGGGTAGGTGTAGGGGGAAAGCTGGACCACGCGGAGTGCGTTCTTTAAATGCCTTTACTGTGGGACTTTAAGTTTTCCCTTTTATTCAACTTCACAACGTTTCTTGACGGCGAGGCTGGTTGTGAATTGTAGTAAAGTAACATCCAAGAGAGTTGTGTCATGTTCAGAAAACCCCGACTTCTGACGTTTCCTCCCCCGTTTCCTTCCTTTTGACGACGCCTCCCGACGTAGCGAAACTTGGAGGAAACTCACCTGTCTGGTTGGAAAAGACGAGCAGTGGCAGGAGAAACTAAGGGCTAAAGAGAGAAACTTTCCCACGGGCTGTCAGCTCTCACAGTTGCCGCCgggttaatttttttgtttgtttgtttttgaggaaCTGtcgctttttttttaacttcagctGGGACATTTATGGACCCGAAAACCGAGTTGTTTCACTATCAAATACCATAACCAATAGATACTTCCGGGGTAGGGAATACAGCTAGGCCATCTGTAATAACTCCCGTTTAGTAAGTGGGCATGgacactgagctgcagccaaTTTCGAGGAATGGGAACGATGGAGCTTCATGTTCTTCTAATGTACGGGTGAGTTCATGACATACACACATGacagtttatgtttatgtagAAACTCGAAAAACAGTCCTTGTGATAATTATTAGAAGCAAGAAGCACTTTATATCTATGTATTCGTTTCGAATTACTGTATAGTCACTTgtcaattaatcaagaaaattaTACGTGTACAATGGTGTATTTGTGTATCTATTTCAAGTAAGGGACCTCCCCTCAGACTTTGTGGAATTGTGAAGGGAACGCTTCGCAGTTTCTTATGTTTTATAGTCAAAACAGCCAATTAAGGAACTGAGAAAATAGAGTCGAGAGATTGAATAACGAAAATAAAAACGTAGTCGCAGCTCTGTGGGAcatacatcatcatcactttacATGAAAACTGCCATGTAATATTCCACGATGCTTGACAGGTGACAGCAGGTAATGGAGATGGTGTGGCCTACGGGACCTCCGAGGCGACAGAAGGAGACAGGTTGCTTTCTGTACAGGTGAGCTTTCGTCGAGGTTGTGCTCTTGTCTGTCTGGTATTTTGTTTAGTTTCGTTGGTAATAGTCTGTTAAAGGGAAGAAGAATAGAATAGCACATGTATTCTGGATAGCAGGaaatctgtaaaatataaaagatGGAGCTCTCCTATCCATGGCAGCAACTCATGTCATTCACTTATGAATCATTTTCCTAATGTATTCATCTTCCCCAGCTGACTAAGATCCATTATGGTAAAGAGTGGAAAGTGCTGCATATCTAATGAGCCATTATGTTTTGTCAGGTTAATGGCAATAACGGGGAGGCAGGGCTCTCAAGCCATACAGCAGAAGCTCAAAGGAATCCGGGAAATACACTCACTCCTCAAGAGGTTTGAAGActtttagtaaaaaaaataaaaatagtttggAGTTTGTTGTTTCTTGAGCATTTCCTCCTACACTTGGAATAAAGGAAGTATAACTTTTCTGTAACCTTGCAACAGATCAGAGTTATTTCCTAAACCACCCTCTGAACACCAGAAGGAACTGTGCAGCTATAACTAACCTCTGTTGATGCCATAGTGTTCAGGAGTTTTCTACTTGTGTCTTGATATACTTGTCATCAAACTTGCACCCCCACAGACTGTTGCCATATCTTGACAAAGCAATTTCATTATGCTTCTAGACTGGCTCCATACACAGGATAAGGAGAGAGCTCCAAGAGAAAGTCTGCTGGAAAGTCAGGCTATGGATGGTCATTGCCTTCATTTTTCTCCTCATCATTGTTGTGATAATTATTTCACTGGCAGTGTGCTCAGGTAAAGTTTCATGATGCCTGGTGGATCATGCTGCAAAGAATAAGTGAATGAAGTAGGAAGTCAAGTAAACAGAATAATTCTTTAAAAGACTTTGGGGTAATTTATCATACTtgaaagcacaataacaaaacatcagcatcaacatAACGTCAACACTTTGTGCAATGAGCCCATAAACTGTTTCAGAAGTATAAACAGTGCAAAAGGATACAATTCACATAGAGGAGTTACGTTTTCAGGTTTTTCTTGAGGttttgaccctttttttttttctcctgacagCGATCCATGAGGATGTGGATGAGAAGTTTGACTCTTCGTTGTTCAAAGTTCCTCGATATTTCAATGGGAGCTTCCAACTGCCCAGTTTGATCTTTACGGAGGACCTTCTCGACTTTTCCTCCAATAAAAGCCAAGAATATACTGCTGATCTTCAAAAAAAGGTTTGGCCAATCGTGACCTATATTTCAAATAATGTACTTTATGAATTCATATTAATTTGTTGCGTGTATGTATAACCAATTATGTGTATAGTTACAAATATATAAACTGTGGCATATGCTGGCAAAGGGGCTGACTTTTATATAGGACTGACATATATAGTGTGTCCTCCTTTCTTTTGCTATTGCTTCAGTTGAAACCCAGCAACAACGCACATATTAACAGTATGAATTGAAAACTTACTTGATGCATACTGTAAAATGGATTAATATACAACAACTGGGAtaaatgtacatgtacagtactGCACTCTAGGTTTAATTTTAACCGTGTTATAAAATCACATTTCTCACTATAgccttatttggttttatttagtGACACAGCTGCATATCTGTTTTCATGCTAGCCCTAGTATCAGCAAAACTGTTTCTCACTGTTTGCCTCTGCATGTTCCAACCTGCCATACCCAGATGGCTGACATCTACACATACTCCCCTGCTCTGGGGCGATACTTCTCCAAAGCTGAGATACATGCTTTCCGGTAAATACACATACACCTCTAAATGAAACCACTGCTATCATTTGTGCATTTTACAGAGAAGATGTGTGGTGAGCTTCAGGACTTCTGCTTTACTCTGCCCACAGGAACGGTTCAGTCGTTGCCAACTACCAGCTGACATTTCTCATgcctgaggagcagcaggatgaGCTGAAAAAATTTACTCTGAGCAGGGAGATGGTTTACAACGTGTTCAGACAGTTCCTATACGACCAGGAGCCGCAGAGCTCTGGGTTGATGTATATTGATCCCCTTTccctaaaaatgttttgaacagAGTGGTGACAAATGTTCACAAACAGACTGGAAAACCTGAGCTTCTTgccttctttgtcttttaagACACTCACCAAACACTAACCCCCCTACAGTAATGTGGGTTTTGGTAACACTCCTTCACACTCCTGTTCCTACAAGCTTGTTGACAGTTTGCACGTCATGCACCATTGTGACAGGAAgttgcacacacagtcacacaagaCCAACGTTTGCAGGTTTGTTTGTAGTTCATATAGATCATCTCATCATTTGTTCCATTTAACAGGCTTGGGAGACTGTTCTTAATGAAATCAGTCAACAGTGCAGTAATTGCTGGGTAAAATGGAGCTGAGCAGTTTAAAGTATCAAGGCTTTGCTTAGTGTGTGAAATACAGTTTCTCCTATTgtatttggcctttttttgtaCATTGTCATGCCTTTTTAAAATGCAGGTCTATGAATTGTAAGAGTATTGGGATAAATATCAgtactgtaattatttattttgattccCTGACTATCACTGTAGTAGTGTTTATGTTTGCATATCTGTGGCATTATTCTGCTTCACCAAACACGATTTGCAAATTAAAACTGTGTACCACTGTGAAATCATTTGCCTAGAAAAAGACAAACGCTGTAGGAAAATCACCTTTAGAGAAATACACAGGGAAATAAGCCTGCTGGAGCAGTCATTTTGAAAGTGAAGGCTGTAAATATCCATATAAAACCATACATTCCCTACACAAATAAATTATACTTTATATGCAGTATATCATtaaatgtatgactttttttttacatttctctgaAGTTTTGTTTTACATACAGTTTTCTgccttgttttctctgtctttattccTTGTGGTTGAACAGTAGAGGGAGTTCATATCCCACATGCAACAGTGAACTGTTCCCCTTGTTATTTCTCACCTGTTTCCTCTGGCTCTGTTTGCAGAGAACCATCGTGACTTTTCATTGATATCCTGCTTCATTGCAGGTTGTTGCAGTTAATAGCACAGGTGATATATCACACATTTTTCAACCAGTACTGTGTCAGTATGTCACAAAACAGAGTTCAagttttttatcagttttatgatttttatgGTAAGAATATCCAAATAATAAGGTTGATAATAATGGGTTGAATAAAACAAtcagataaacaaaacaaaaagataaatgtGTAAGGTCTATAATTTCTCAGATGGAAgatgttttttcatttacagaattTGTCACTGCTGAAACTTCAGTTAATGTGTAGTTCGGTGTAACAGTTATAACAGtcattcatttacattataaACTCAAAGTCAATGGTCAAAGTCAgagctgtatttttttccctcagtatTCATACTACCAAGATATGGTGTGAGCAAGTATGAGGTCGATAATGAAATTATACTTGAATGTAAGTTTTAGGGTTTTACATAGAAATAAATGATCATCCTGCTGATAGTGCACATAAGAACCTAATGTATCCAATTTCAGTGCTTTTGTATTTCACTGGAAGGCAAAGTTAAATAAGATTTAACCCCACAACCACCTGGGTTTTATGAAAGACTTAACACTGGGTGTTCTGAACAGACACAAGAAGAATCACTTGAAAAGGAAATGCAAAATTCTTAATAatactaaataaaaacagtacatGGAAAGAAATGCTGAGAGGGAAATGTCCACACTGCATGACAGTCACATGCTGGCCAAAAGGTCAAGTTTAAACAGCAGCGCATCAGGGGGATCCAAGAGGTTTCAACAGCTTATTACTGCACATAAAACCAAATCACTCCACCTGCTCTTTGAAATCCTCAAACATTGCAAATATTGGTATAAACAAGAATGaacctgtgtgtttctgtttggacTGAATTTATTGATTCAGACTGGACAACCTCTGTTGACTTAAATTGTTCTGTACTATATTTAGGGTTAGAGAGGGTATTTTCTGCAGGTGTCTATCTCTGTTTCATTAAACTTTTCTCCTAATCTGTTGTCAGCAATTTGAGATCATGTGCCATGGCACACGGCAACCGCATGGATCCTGGTTGTGTATACCTGCTAGACTGGTAGATACTAGCTGCCTGTGCTAGCTGCCTGTGCTGCTACAGTTACCGGTGGCCCATCTTCTCAATCCTATTTTGAGAATCGCTAATCATCTAAAGCCAGATTTACTATAATAAGCACTCTGAGTTGTGATAGCCTGGTTGGTTTGAGGGTAGCACTCACTACCCTCAAGCCCCTGTCATACCCATGATCCTCTGAGATTACTCATGCAGAGCCATACTTGGGTCAGTCATGGGTCAGCATTGTTGGTCAAACATGTATTTATCCACTGTGAGATGATAGTGTTCACAAGTTTTCTGTATTCTCACAGACTCAGACTTATTTGACTAATGATCATATACTGTATTCTTAATATGTTTTATCCTCCTGCTAATTCCATGTCAACACAAccagtttttatttcttatcaTTAATAGAAAAGTGGTAGAGAGCTCTCTAAGCATAATAACAAGCTTCTTTGCTTGTCACTAAGAGAAAAATGAAGCCCTCACCCACCTGCATGTTGATATCACACAGAAGATCCTTCAGTTACTTTGACCTGGTTGTGGCGAGTGCTGAAAACCGTTTAATTCTTCACAATGATAGGGAAGAAAAGGCAAAGTAACTTTTAACAATTTCAACTTATTGTGCTTTACACTGAGGCACATACAGCAGCAAATTAAACTGAATCAAATAAAATCCAAGAGTGGTATCACTGGACATGAAACCTTAAGAGGACTGTTGGATCATGCATCCATTGAATAGTATGTCCTAGTATTGTCCCAAATATATTGTTCAGTGGCAGTGTGCAAACCAGCACAAAGCCCCAGTAAGTACAGTGCAATGCACTCTGCTGCAACATCAGTTCTATAAGCCCATTGAGAGTCTGACCTGAGCACGAGCGGCAGCCTTTACACtcttgttagcctgttagcattatttaaaaagtcaaataaagtCATATTAAGCCACAAAATGATAATATTGTTGCtcctttacatttttctttagcTTTTATTCTTTGCGTCTCTGAAAAGTATTTGTCatcttttaaaaacagagacataGAAATAATAGACTTATCAAAATTATTaccttttgaaaaaaaagtacataGATTTACATGTTTCACCTGTTTATGTATAGGTACTGTAATATGAGTGACTATATTTATCATAGATAATAATAACTTATGTAATATTTCACAAGAGCCTTAATGTGGTTTTGTAGGCCAGAAATATCCTTTAGGCTGTACATGTTTGTAAAGAGGATACTTAGGTAGGAATTTCCTTGGGTAATTCCAGAGGAATCTCAGGGTGTGTGATAACCTCTGAGAGGGCACACAGCCAAGTGAGCAAACTTAGATGATTTATTTGTGTGCAAAAAGAAATGCGATCATGAAGGTGAGAGTGCAAAATAAGTGCTAGTTATGACAATGAAAAGTAATTATTTGATAATAATGAGGGGCAATGtaaaaattgtaaaaacaacagaaacagaaaatgaaaatagcaAATAAATACTGGAGCAGAAATATTTCCACATTTCAGTAGTAATATAGCAATAAATGCAACTTCAGCTCTATGGCTGATGTAGACCATCAAGGCAAAGGTCATCAAGTATTTATCTAAGAAACAAGAGGTCAGACCTGAGGGAACTTCCTTTGTATAGTAGAGTCTGAACTCTGCATATTAGCACCTAACCCCTCTTCAGTTATCGAGCATGAAATGTCCTGAGCTTCTAGGAAGACTTCTGCAGTTATCCCATTAAAGGGTTATCTCTCCTTTTGGCTGTCCCAAGACTTAAAGATTAAGGTGGTCGTTGCATGAGTCTTCAGCCAGAcctcagtgctgtcagtgctcTGTATGAACACTGTCCTCTGTCGCATCAGCCGCACCTCCAGCGCTCTGCAGGATTCTGGACAAAACTCCCACCTCTGGAGGAATAATGGGTGCCCACGGCTCAAACCTGGATGACATACTGGAGGAAGACATGCATTACTGGTACACCAAATTCATGAAGGAGTCCCCCTCAGGGCTCATCACTCTCTTTGAGCTCAAGACAATGCTTGAAATGAACGGTATGACAGAGGAGGCCAGCAGCTATGTGGACCAGGTCTTCTTCACCTTTGACATGGATGGGGTAagaaaacacctgaaacacatt of the Toxotes jaculatrix isolate fToxJac2 chromosome 9, fToxJac2.pri, whole genome shotgun sequence genome contains:
- the zgc:153184 gene encoding capZ-interacting protein isoform X1, translated to MEKDSPSKPSVAELAGRFKGQILPMPTSNDELPFRRRPPCSLKLQHQKDDNEESDKTVVSPKPFKIKMKNSPIIEKLQANLALSPTALLPSPKSPEVKLQPAPLSPTTPCSPLSPLISTLRPSHLSSEEEDPVSFDSPPEGAPLLSINKTRARLSFKRRPPTRQHRRSAGEEAGAFGSGASTCELYSPNENGDKDQVFDSPAEEAECGQLGSLKEAEDKDADCDKTEDQVAKSDPDNKGDPEEEQEAECAQSSEALEDEPQLSEPCPAEQIEGNVKTEEGHEERPQEAHQEGNDGV
- the zgc:153184 gene encoding capZ-interacting protein isoform X2; the encoded protein is MEDSPSKPSVAELAGRFKGQILPMPTSNDELPFRRRPPCSLKLQHQKDDNEESDKTVVSPKPFKIKMKNSPIIEKLQANLALSPTALLPSPKSPEVKLQPAPLSPTTPCSPLSPLISTLRPSHLSSEEEDPVSFDSPPEGAPLLSINKTRARLSFKRRPPTRQHRRSAGEEAGAFGSGASTCELYSPNENGDKDQVFDSPAEEAECGQLGSLKEAEDKDADCDKTEDQVAKSDPDNKGDPEEEQEAECAQSSEALEDEPQLSEPCPAEQIEGNVKTEEGHEERPQEAHQEGNDGV
- the zgc:153184 gene encoding capZ-interacting protein isoform X3 yields the protein MPTSNDELPFRRRPPCSLKLQHQKDDNEESDKTVVSPKPFKIKMKNSPIIEKLQANLALSPTALLPSPKSPEVKLQPAPLSPTTPCSPLSPLISTLRPSHLSSEEEDPVSFDSPPEGAPLLSINKTRARLSFKRRPPTRQHRRSAGEEAGAFGSGASTCELYSPNENGDKDQVFDSPAEEAECGQLGSLKEAEDKDADCDKTEDQVAKSDPDNKGDPEEEQEAECAQSSEALEDEPQLSEPCPAEQIEGNVKTEEGHEERPQEAHQEGNDGV
- the LOC121186694 gene encoding TPA-induced transmembrane protein homolog isoform X2; its protein translation is MDTELQPISRNGNDGASCSSNVTAGNGDGVAYGTSEATEGDRLLSVQVNGNNGEAGLSSHTAEAQRNPGNTLTPQETGSIHRIRRELQEKVCWKVRLWMVIAFIFLLIIVVIIISLAVCSAIHEDVDEKFDSSLFKVPRYFNGSFQLPSLIFTEDLLDFSSNKSQEYTADLQKKMADIYTYSPALGRYFSKAEIHAFRNGSVVANYQLTFLMPEEQQDELKKFTLSREMVYNVFRQFLYDQEPQSSGLMYIDPLSLKMF
- the LOC121186694 gene encoding TPA-induced transmembrane protein homolog isoform X1 translates to MDTELQPISRNGNDGASCSSNVRVTAGNGDGVAYGTSEATEGDRLLSVQVNGNNGEAGLSSHTAEAQRNPGNTLTPQETGSIHRIRRELQEKVCWKVRLWMVIAFIFLLIIVVIIISLAVCSAIHEDVDEKFDSSLFKVPRYFNGSFQLPSLIFTEDLLDFSSNKSQEYTADLQKKMADIYTYSPALGRYFSKAEIHAFRNGSVVANYQLTFLMPEEQQDELKKFTLSREMVYNVFRQFLYDQEPQSSGLMYIDPLSLKMF